One Plasmodium vivax chromosome 13, whole genome shotgun sequence genomic region harbors:
- a CDS encoding hypothetical protein, conserved (encoded by transcript PVX_085395A), with protein sequence MDPKGHFKEPFLYVETKGVEEEKRQLYFTFVEKCFDHLLQQSDEYILATVKRNGSLVSFFFSHLLSPHRSYDLPLDRPDGERERSPFDKHIFNLYIKLVRIYLNKDRRETSTIKSTLIKIHVFMDIIMMFHRSKRKKKEIKNLLNEAYRVNRINFLNMSKYISFLYEEVKTLKEEIERHAHNRGNLQNLLFKINEFAVALFCFVKFFHPFNYFDRMENKQTKDLILLRLIFYRGVDVGSFSLSTSAPEILKGGEGSGGSSFIHLLVRTYFEMIHHLYEDTLKEAARKDLLYLRHLFARTLTMMVKYLLLHGNEKNKLLVVSILIDMLKQTSEEMNLLYFLRNDMHMCRWNFLQKFVLKDQLDVDFYFYLNGFLRVNSKREVAKMSEKKYRNEIERLVEITGLKDVGVVLKVLQRNNFDFCKAVEEALARGEQLGGSSDGGSSDGGSSGGGSGDGKSGDDQSSDGGSSDGVRSDDRSSDGGSGDDRRSLVHPVERAKPRAAAKHRQRNILDVLRERTRMEKPHRRRSSKSRYTNDGLGEENKNKIFDLLERSSSADGLPGDGSLENYQNDVLPCTSYRKNYRTKRYYMKKTANKGKSHRRQYDKKMSRGML encoded by the exons ATGGACCCGAAGGGCCACTTCAAGGAGCCCTTTCTCTACGTGGAGACGAAGGgcgtggaggaggagaagcggcagCTGTACTTTACCTTTGTGGAAAAGTGCTTCGACCACCTTTTGCAACAAAGCGATGAGTACATCCTCGCGACAGTGAAGAGGAACGGATCGCTggtttcgtttttcttttctcatttgttaAGTCCGCATAGAAGTTACGACTTGCCGCTCGACCGACCGGATGGGGAGAGAGAGCGATCCCCATTCGATAAGCACATTTTCAACCTGTACATCAAATTGGTCAGAATTTACCTGAACAAGGACAGGCGAGAAACGAGTACCATAAAATCGAccttaataaaaattcaCGTCTTTATGGACATCATCATGATGTTCCATCgatcgaaaaggaaaaaaaaggaaatcaaaAATTTGCTAAATGAAGCATACAGAGTGAACAGAATTAACTTCCTAAACATGAGCAAGTATATTTCATTCCTCTACGAGGAGGTAAAAACTCTGAAGGAGGAAATAGAGCGTCATGCTCACAACAGGGGGAATCTGCAGAACCTCCTCTTCAAAATTAACGAGTTCGCTGTAGCTCTCTTttgttttgtaaaattttttcacccttttaattatttcgACCGCATGGAAAATAAGCAGACGAAGGATTTGATCCTCCTAAGGTTGATTTTCTACCGAGGGGTGGACGTGGGGTCCTTTTCTCTCTCCACTTCCGCTCCGGAGATTCTCAAGGGGGGCGAGGGCTCCGGCGGAAGTTCCTTCATCCATTTGCTCGTGCGGACGTACTTCGAAATG ATTCACCACCTGTACGAAGACACCCTGAAGGAGGCCGCGCGCAAGGACCTGCTCTACCTGCGGCACCTCTTCGCGCGAACACTAACCATGATGGTCAAGTACCTCCTCCTGCACGGCAACGAAAAGAACAAACTCTTAGTCGTCTCCATCCTTATCGACATGTTGAAGCAAACCAGTGAAGAAATGAATCTCCTCTACTTCCTACGAAAcgacatgcacatgtgcaggtgGAATTTTCTCCAAAAGTTCGTCCTAAAGGATCAACTGGACGTcgacttttatttttacctgaacgggtTTTTAAGAGTTaatagcaaaagggaagtagCCAAAATGAGCGAGAAAAAATACCGAAACGAGATCGAGCGCCTCGTGGAGATCACCGGTTTGAAGGACGTGGGCGTTGTGCTGAAGGTGCTGCAGAGGAACAACTTTGACTTTTGCAAAGCTGTGGAGGAGGCCCTGGCCCGGGGCGAGCAGTTGGGGGGGAGTAGCGATGGGGGGAGTAGCGATGGGGGGAGTAGCGGTGGAGGGAGTGGTGATGGTAAAAGTGGAGATGATCAAAGTAGCGATGGCGGAAGTAGCGATGGCGTAAGAAGCGATGACCGAAGTAGCGATGGCGGAAGTGGTGATGATCGAAGGAGCCTGGTTCACCCCGTCGAGCGCGCCAAACCGCGCGCGGCTGCAAAACACAGGCAGAGGAACATCCTGGACGTGCTGCGCGAACGCACGCGGATGGAAAAGCCCcacagaaggagaagcagcaaaagCAGATACACCAATGATGGCCtaggggaagaaaataaaaataaaattttcgaTCTGCTGGAGAGGTCGAGCAGCGCTGATGGCCTTCCGGGGGATGGCTCGCTGGAGAATTACCAGAATGATGTGTTGCCGTGCACGTCGTACAGGAAGAATT ACAGGACCAAGCGGTACTACATGAAGAAGACGGCCAACAAGGGGAAGTCCCACAGGCGCCA GTACGACAAGAAGATGAGCCGAGGAATGCTGTGA
- a CDS encoding hypothetical protein, conserved (encoded by transcript PVX_085405A) has translation MDDDTKDDGNVNNFLSQLSTLNKLISSFKETCKISSYCFDKCVSYPEKSLSNTNKKCIWNCAQRYVECGYFIKNRSKDNAELSNVNFLDGGGNFTKLGKANEKSELVVKE, from the exons ATGGATGACGATACCAAGGATGACGGCAACGTTAATAATTTCCTATCTCAACTGAGCACCCTAAATAAG CTAATAAGCTCCTTCAAGGAGACCTGCAAGATATCCTCCTACTGCTTCGACAAATGCGTGAGCTACCCGG AAAAAAGCCTCAGCAACACGAACAAGAAGTGCATCTGGAACTGCGCGCAGAGATACGTGGAGTGCGGCTACTTCATAAAAAATCGATCGAAAGATAACGCGGAGCTGTCAAATGTGAACTTCCTGGACGGGGGTGGGAACTTCACAAAGTTGGGGAAGGCCAACGAGAAGTCAGAGCTCGTTGTAAAGGAGTAG
- a CDS encoding DNA-directed RNA polymerases III 39 kDa polypeptide, putative (encoded by transcript PVX_085410A) produces the protein MSTLPGGKMNANNRQLVKDIYKIGLDHKDFINIENLEEIYEKKKNVKLRRSEIVYALNILENARACAIKNENNTIITRMRSEEVTKKLKELSDIDFLIFTKVENSQNNGIWTADLRKQTKLLIHQVQKGVKLLCECKLIKQVNNIHVKNRKMYILYDLEASEKVIGGSFYTDGEFNKKVVDYIRENICFYLYNNNNSNVLSVINYIKNLNSSIGYFSDNDIYRVIKTLLYEERIKIYKNGNDEEIIYYYNNEKKSYFSNFPCFSCDIFNKCNSDTKTAINPKNCVYLNFYLNLEVMCECVAGG, from the exons ATGTCAACACTgccgggggggaaaatgaacgCAAACAATAGGCAGCTAGTCAAGGATATCTACAAAATAG GACTAGACCACAAGGACTTCATCAACATAGAAAACCTGgaagaaatatatgaaaagaaaaaaaatgtaaagctACGGAGAAGCGAAATTGTGTACGCGCTGAACATCCTCGAAAATGCCAGAGCCTGCGCGATCAAGAATGAAAACAACACAATCATAACGAGGATGCGAAGTGAAGAAGTCACCAAGAAATTGAAAGAGCTGAGCGACattgattttttaattttcaccAAAGTGGAAAATAGCCAAAACAACGGAATTTGGACAGCCGACCTGAGGAAGCAAACCAAGTTGCTA attcACCAAGTTCAGAAGGGCGTCAAGCTGCTGTGCGAGTGTAAGCTGATAAAGCAG GTAAATAACATTCACGTGAAAAATcgcaaaatgtatatattgtACGATTTGGAGGCCTCAGAAAAG GTCATAGGGGGCTCCTTTTACACCGACGGGGAATTCAACAAGAAGGTGGTGGACTACATACGGGAGAACATTTGCTTTTACCTgtacaacaacaacaactcGAATGTCCTGTCCGTcattaattacataaaaaaccTCAACAGCAGCATCGGCTACTTTTCCGACAACGACATTTACAGAGTAATAAAGACTTTGCTGTATGAGGAgcgaataaaaatttacaaaaatggaaacgacgaggaaataatttattattacaataatGAGAAGAAAAGCTACTTTAGCAACTTCCCCTGTTTCTCCTGcgacatttttaacaaatgtaACTCGGACACGAAGACGGCCATTAATCCGAAGAACTGCGTCTACCTGAATTTTTACCTTAACCTGGAGGTAATGTGCGAATGTGTGGCGGGCGGTTAG